A genome region from Euphorbia lathyris chromosome 4, ddEupLath1.1, whole genome shotgun sequence includes the following:
- the LOC136225546 gene encoding probable plastid-lipid-associated protein 4, chloroplastic has product MALSSSSSNSLTILTASHFSSNAPTSRLTATTIVSVSYSSSSNNKPNSFNLSTSNNSSSDKWRAKVSFFPAFLKKGKDANLLKEDLLDAIAPLDRGAQATPQDQQTVDQIARKLEAVNPTKEPLKSNLINGKWELIYTTSLSILQTNRPKLLRSRTNYQAINVDKLRAQNMESWPFFNQVTADLTPLNSRKVAVKFDFFKIAGLIPVKAPDTAVGELEITYLDDELRISRGDKGNLFILKMIDPSYRIPV; this is encoded by the exons ATGgccttatcttcttcttcttcaaactcTCTTACAATCCTCACCGCGTCTCATTTTTCAAGTAACGCCCCAACCTCCAGGCTCACCGCCACAACCATTGTATCTGTGTCCTACTCTTCTTCCAGCAACAACAAACCCAACTCCTTCAACCTTTCAACATCTAATAACTCAAGCTCTGATAAATGGAGAGCTAAAGTTTCATTCTTTCCTGCTTTCCTGAAAAAGGGAAAGGATGCTAATCTCCTCAAGGAAGACCTTCTTGACGCCATTGCTCCTCTTGATCGCGGGGCTCAGGCCACTCCTCAAGATCAGCAGACAGTTGATCAG ATAGCCCGCAAACTTGAAGCAGTTAACCCTACAAAGGAGCCACTCAAATCCAATTTGATTAATGGAAAGTGGGAACTTATTTACACTACTTCACTGTCAATTTTGCAGACTAAT AGACCCAAACTATTAAGATCCAGAACAAACTATCAAGCAATTAATGTGGACAAATTGAGGGCTCAGAATATGGAATCCTGGCCGTTCTTCAATCAG gtaACTGCAGATTTAACACCTTTAAATTCCAGAAAGGTGGCTGTAAAGTTCGACTTCTTCAAAATTGCTGGTCTG ATACCAGTAAAGGCACCTGATACAGCTGTTGGTGAGTTGGAAATTACGTATTTGGATGACGAACTAAG GATATCCAGAGGTGACAAAGGCAACCTTTTCATCTTGAAAATGATTGATCCCTCTTACCGTATCCCAGTCTGA